The Terriglobus roseus region TTTCCACTGCGTACACGGTCTGCGAAGGTCTCGGCTTTGAGAGTGGTTTGGATCGCACTTGGAAACAGGCGCCAGTCTTCTATTGGCTGTACACCATCCTCATCGCTGCAGGCGCAGCAGTTGTACTCATCCCAAACTTCCCATTGGTGAAGATGGCCGTTCTGTCACAGGTGTTGAACGGCCTGCTGCTACCTGTGGTGATGTATTTCATGTTGAAGCTGATCAACAAGCCAGAGCTGATGGGCGAGTATCGCAATCGCACATGGTTTAACGCCATCGCGTGGATCACGGGCATTTTGGTCACGGGGCTATCGCTTTTACTGGTGTGGCAATCGATACGGGGATAATCAGCAATCAAACAAAATAAAAGGCGCCGCATTTGACTGCGGCGCCTTTTATTTTGAAGAAGCTTTACTGCTTCGGAAAATACTTCGGCGCGTAGCCATCGGCCCATGGGTCGTAATGAGCAGCGAAAGCCGCACGGCGGCCGATGCTGGGATGACCGTATGTCCAGAACTCGAGAAACTGGTTTGGATTCGGCAGGTCATAGCTTGTGTCGCCCAGTACCTGAAACGCTCCACGCGCCGTCTCCTGCGGATTGGTGACGATACCGTGAATGGCCTCCATGCCGTATACGTCCGCCGCATGTTCCTGCGAACGTGACAGGGTCGAAGTAATCGGTTCAAGGAAGAAACTGAACAGCGAAAATGCCAGCAACAGCACGGCAAGCGCACCCCAGTCGTTCTGCGTTGGGATGCCCCACGAAGCTCCAAAACGACGGATGGCCCATTGCACAAACAGGTATCCCAGGTAGAGCGTGATGAACGTGATCACCATGCTGACCAGGATGCCGCGCACAATGTGATGCAGCACGTAATGCCCACTCTCATGCCCGAAGATAAACAGGATTTCGTCCGGTGTTCCCTTGGCAATTGACGTGTCCCACACCACCACACGCTTTGATGAGCCAAAGCCCGTCACATAGGCATTCAGCGTAGTCACCTTTTCCGACGCCTTCATCAGGAACATGCGATCCGGCGGAATGTTCATGTGACCGCGATCCGCCACATCTTCCAGTCGCTTCACCAGTTCAGGATGCGATTGCTGCAGAGGCTCAAACTTGTTGAACAACGGATCAATCACATACGGCGTAATGAAGATGCCCGCCAGCGTGATAGGAATGGAGACAATCCAGAAACCAAACCACCAGCGACGCGGAAATTTGCGGATGAACCAGAACAGCAGCATCACCAGCAGAATTCCGATCACCAAAGCAATCCCAGCACTTTTCGCCTGGTCGCCCAACCAGCTTCCCCAGCTCTGCACACTCAATCCGTACTTCAAACTCAACCAATGGCCGTAGACGCTGAATGGCGCATCCAGAAAACCTGTAATCACTACAAACAGGAGCAGGAAGGTGGCGCCCTGTAGCCAGCGGTTCTTGAAACGCGACGTTGCTGTCCGCTGCATCCACCCCACCACTCCCAGTGCCATCAGTGCCAGGGTGTACACCAGCGACCAGATGGAGGTGGCGAAGTGCAGCACCGTACCTACCTTGTCCAGATGCTGGGCCTTGACCAGGTCTGCAGGCTTCAGTGAGTACGACGGAATGTTTCCGCCCTCAGGCGAAGAATCCAGTTCATGCTGCGCCGCGTCGTTCGCCAGCTTTTCAGCAGGTGTGGTGGCGGCGTGAAGGGGAACAGCCACAAGGAGCAACAGGAACAGCAGGAATCGACGCATTGCCGGTTTATAGCAGAGTTACGAACCACTCTGGCCACATAGTTTTTCTGGCCAAATATGACGGAGTATCCGCCCCGTAAACCTCAAAGCCTGCTCTTCACTCAGAGCTTTAATGTGTTTATTTAAACAACTGTATTTTAAGGTTTTAAATCTAGACTTTGAGTTTGCCTTCGGCCAGATCATGAATCATGCCTAGGTCAGCGGCTAGGAAGTCATACTCGGGAAGGGCTTCAAGTCCAGACCAGCGAATTTGCTGGAAGATCCGATTCTCCAGCTCCCCGGCAAAGCTGCGGACACGGAAAAACTGGATATCCACTGCGCCGCCGTTGCGGTAGTTATGGCGGACGCGGGTCAGCAGGGGTCCAATCTCCGCGTGGATGCCCAGTTCCTCATTCAGCTCGCGGCGTAGCGCCTCTTCTGGGCCTTCACCGGCTTCAATCTTGCCGCCGGGAAACTCCCACTTCAGGCTCATCGGTTGATCGGCCTTTCGCTGGCAGATCAGTACTTCCTCCGCGCCATCAGGGCCAGGACGAAGGATGAGCGCGGCCACCACAAGGCGAACGGTGCGAGGTAAACGCACTGCGTTTTCCCGCTTTCCGTCGAGCTTTCGAATGGCAGCTTTCTTCTTCAAGCCCTGCATCCCTCTGGCGGCGAATTGCACC contains the following coding sequences:
- a CDS encoding M48 family metallopeptidase, giving the protein MRRFLLFLLLLVAVPLHAATTPAEKLANDAAQHELDSSPEGGNIPSYSLKPADLVKAQHLDKVGTVLHFATSIWSLVYTLALMALGVVGWMQRTATSRFKNRWLQGATFLLLFVVITGFLDAPFSVYGHWLSLKYGLSVQSWGSWLGDQAKSAGIALVIGILLVMLLFWFIRKFPRRWWFGFWIVSIPITLAGIFITPYVIDPLFNKFEPLQQSHPELVKRLEDVADRGHMNIPPDRMFLMKASEKVTTLNAYVTGFGSSKRVVVWDTSIAKGTPDEILFIFGHESGHYVLHHIVRGILVSMVITFITLYLGYLFVQWAIRRFGASWGIPTQNDWGALAVLLLAFSLFSFFLEPITSTLSRSQEHAADVYGMEAIHGIVTNPQETARGAFQVLGDTSYDLPNPNQFLEFWTYGHPSIGRRAAFAAHYDPWADGYAPKYFPKQ
- a CDS encoding (deoxy)nucleoside triphosphate pyrophosphohydrolase; translation: MQGLKKKAAIRKLDGKRENAVRLPRTVRLVVAALILRPGPDGAEEVLICQRKADQPMSLKWEFPGGKIEAGEGPEEALRRELNEELGIHAEIGPLLTRVRHNYRNGGAVDIQFFRVRSFAGELENRIFQQIRWSGLEALPEYDFLAADLGMIHDLAEGKLKV